Genomic segment of Strix uralensis isolate ZFMK-TIS-50842 chromosome 14, bStrUra1, whole genome shotgun sequence:
TTGACTACTTGTGTAGTGAACCTTGAGCAAGAAAGCAAACAGCTTGATATCTAAGTTGGAggggtttatttgtttattttcttagtcAGAAATAAGAATCTTTGATGTGAGGAAATACTATTTAAAAGcaattagttttctttcttcttagtcTAGGTGGAGGGACCTTTCTTGGTTTATGCAGTTTGTTGACGGGCTGTGAAAGTTTTGAAGAAGCTCTGGAAATGGCATCCAAAGGAGACAGCACACACGCTGACAAGCTGGTTAGAGATATTTATGGAGGAGACTATGAAAGATTTGGCTTGCCAGGATGGGCTGTAGCATCCAGGTAAGCAAGAGATCTTTTTGTTGGTTCTTTTGCTGGTTGGGGGGGGGCTTCAAAAACAAGACTTAAGCTATTAATACAGGGAAAACTGCTTTTTGCAAACTTTTGTTGTAGTCAAGttacatttttatcttaaaaGTGCCTATACTCAGTTTTCCTGAAGATTTAAAGCCACATGCAACTGCAGGTACCTGCTAGCTAGGTATTGAAGAAACCTCGTGGTATGTCATATACAGCTTTATGTGAGTCAGAGAGAATGTGAGGTGGTCACAGGAGTGGCAAGAGCAAagtgcagaggaaaaacaaagccGATTACTTTCTGACTTCCTAGAATGTTTTAGTAGGGCAGTTGTCCAGAGGGAAGGTGAGTGGAAGACAGCATTCTTGTTGCTCTTATGCTAgtatctcttaatttttttggAAAGTGCATTTTTTGATACATGGTTGTCAGTACAGGCACCTGGCATAATGTTTTTACTACTTTTCTTGCTTACGAAGGCTGTTGAACATAAACAGTTTGCACCATGAGAATGAATGTATTTTACTGCCAATGACAGTCATAGCTGCAAGTTCCATTTTCATGGGGGAAGATTATTGGCGATGTTACAGCTTTTCTACCCTTAAGAAATGTAAGAAGAATAAACTTTGGGAGTGAAACTAATATGTACATAAAAGAGTTCTTTAAATCTTTGCTCTTATTCAGTAGTAAGAGGTCTTAATTCATGGTAACTTAATTCTTCTTGCTCTCCAGCCAGCTGAGCCCAAGCCTCTTGAGAGAGCATACCCTGAGAGGTTTTAATATGTGCACTTTTAGTCAATACATCTTAACTTGCTCTCTATATAGGTACTTTTTGTTCTCGTTTACTTTTTAAGACCCTTAGGATATTTAATGACTGTTTGAGTTTTAGAATAATCAGGATTCTGGCTCTCCAAACTGATTTAGATATGGCACAGAGTCCTTAGTGGTATCATGCAGAGCTATGGattcttgtcttattttttcttttttatagttcataaaaaattactgtgtgtagtaatggaaatacctttctAATCTAGAACTCCTAATTTATACAACCTAAATTGCAGTCTGtcagctgtttattttctgtttcagaggaTTGTGTTTCATCATGAAACTATTTGACTCATCTCTCGTTTATTTCTACTTTGAGAATAGTATCATCAGTGAGGAAGCAAGCGTGAGGAGTTGGAAGACTCACCAGTCAAACTCAGGCATTGACTTAATTTATAGTGACTAGATTTGCAGAGTAGTCTTGCCTAAGACTGCTTTTTGCTGTAGATGCTTCTTCATGGAAGTCAACAATCTAAACAAAGATATTTTATTGGAGGTCATTATTGTAACAAGATTGACTATTTTGTGTGAAGGAATAAATATACACATTGTAGTGTCAGTTGTCAAATTGCTGTATTTAATACAGACTTAAAAAGGGAGCTCCTTAAGAACAAACATGAGATTTAAGTTCTGTTATAGCATAAAAATTGCATTCTGAAATTACTTCAAATGAATCACTTTGTACTTAATGGAAATTTTTCCTGTTCTAGTTTTGGGAATATGATCTACAAAGAGAAGAGAGAGTCTGTTAGTAAAGAAGATCTTGCAAGAGCCATATTGGTCACCATCACCAATAACATTGGGTCTATTGCCCGGATGTGTGCAGTAAATGAGGTAAAAACTTCTGACAAGGAAATGATCTGTCTCTAGGTCCGTTACTTGGCTTCAGATTAAATGACTGCTAAAGTGATGTatcatttttaaaccttttagtACATTctcaaatgaaacaaagaaattcatgTAGTATTAAAGAACTAGGAATTGGTTCAGAATATTTTGACTGTCTTTGGACAGGTGGGACAAGGATATCTTTGACAATGGGGAGGGTAACCTGATGAGGAGGGCTTCAAACTAGCTTTTTTAGGGAATGGAGCCCAAAGCCTGCAGATAAACGAGGGAGCAGGGGAGCACAGGATGTTGTGACAAAAGGACCTGAAGTCCCATTGCGAAAACAGGATGACTGTGGGCCCAATTTAAGTCTTTGTACACAAGCACATGTGGCATGGGATACAAGAGGACCTGTAAGTCCTGGTTCTCATGGGAGACTATCCTGACCTCTACTGAAAGGGTAGCATGGCAGATCACAAGGAATCCATACTTCTCAGTGTGCTGGGGACAATTTTCTGACACAAGTGCTAGGCAGGCTGACTAGGCAAGCATTGTGCTGGACCTGCTGTTCATGAGTGAAGAACTGGTCAGGGATTTTAGCGACAGCCTTGAAATAGTAGATCCTGAGGAAAGTGAAGAAGGCAGGTAGCAGAATGGAGACTCTCAATGGACTTGACTAGAACAGGATTCTGGTTTTGGGGGGTATTTAGGAAGCAAGATCTTGTGGGAGGTTGTCCCAATGTCATAAGAAGTCCAGAATAGCTCCTTGATCTTCCCGGATAGCATcctcacagcaaaagcaaaaggtGGGATACAGACTGGCTAGGGAGTAGCATTGCGGAAGAGAGGAAGGTGCAGGCAGACAAGTTGAGCTGAACACAAATCAGCAGGGTACATGTGCAGTGGGGAAGGCAGACTTTGTACTGAGATGCATTAGCAAGGACATAGCCAGCAGGTCAGAGAAGGTGATACTCTGGGTGTCACCTCTTTCCCCGTCTCCCCAACCACCACCATCACCCAGAGAGAAGCACCGACAAACTGGAAGGGGTGTAACAGACAGGTTACCCAGACAGGGCCCTGCCCTGGAGCACCTAACGTAGGAGCAGACATGGAGGGATCCGGGTTAAACCTGAAGAGGAAGCTGAAGCGTGGAATGGCTGTCACCGTCTAGGGAGGGTGACAGGGAAGACACTGCCCAGtacagctgtgcagagcagaagGACGGGAAGCAATGGATGCAACTTCTAGCAAAGGGAATTCTGATTGGTATTAAGGGTAAAAACATACAATGAGAGTGGTTAAGCCCTGAAATATGGACTCAGAGAGGGACTGTGGACTCTGTGTCCTTAGAGAGTTTCAAAACATGTGACTTGAGCAACTTCAGCATTTAAGTTGCTGAAAGACCTGCTTTGAGCTGTGCATAGGACCTTATGGCCTCCAGCAGTTTCTTCAAGCTGAAATTATTCTCTGATTAAAGCTCATAGAAAGCCTTGCTTCtagttaaacatttttaatttttaccaaCTCTTGAGACTTCAAATTGTTTTGACACCTGTCGTCTTACTGGTTGATACAGAGACGGTTTCCTGCCATCTTCTATTTCTCAGAGCTCTCCTACACAGAACCAGTACGTGTTCAGTTTCAATATGATTAGCGTGGACAGTCAAGAACCTGTAGAACGATACTGAATTTAGGCCTAGCAGATACGGGTGTCAGAGCACCAGGGTTTTCCTCATTCATTATTAACAAACTTTGGATAAAGTGAGGCTTCTTAGGGAAGACTAAGGGTTATATTTAGAGCTCTATATAGTTATATATAGTTATATTTAGAGCTCTGGTTAAAATCTATGGATGTGATAGTCTCAGAAATATCAACCTTGTTAGCTGCAGTAACCCTCCTTTTTCTTAGGAGCcaaactagtattttttttttgtttgttttaatactGCAAGCTCTCCCTcaatttccttctctctttctctcatgtCTGTCttggagaagaaaattaattttgtgggtATTAAGTTAATTTTGGCTTTTTTGCTTTATGGGAGAGCTTGATAACAAAAGAGTTATAGTGAGGGTGAAGTTGAAAGTACGTACTAATAGTCTGAATCTGAGGCAAATGTATGCAATTGATATTTAAGAGTGGCGTAAATGAGTACAAATCAGAACTTGTAAACTGCACAGATTAGCTTTATTCAAAGTTGGTTTGGTCTAATTCCAACTATGTCACAGAACTCCAAATCATAAGAAATAGTTAATAGGAATACATGAACTAATGTCTTGAACTGATGTATAAagataaaatgaatttaattatttcagcttCCTGCTAGAGAGAATTATGTTTGGATGCCTTAACAGTGTCTTCACTGTGAACTAATCAAGATGGTGAAAAACAGTTACATGTTAGTCATTTGACTACAGGTTGAATTGTTATACTAGTTTTTGTAACAACTTGGATACAAGTATTCATCTAACATAATTAAGCGCTTTTTTTAAGCACTAACACAACTAAATTTTCTTTCGTTCTTACTCTTATATCATTAAGCCTGTGTTCAATGTTGCTTCCATGTAATGTTGGATTTATTTCAGTGAGTGGGGAAGATTAAatgattttcactttttttacATTTGACTTGATCAAAATTCACAACTCACTTCCAGTATTTAAGTCTTAGTTTAATGTTATGCTGAGGTATATTGAAGCCTGAAGATGAAGGGAACATCTGTTATGTCTTACTGTCTTCGGCTTCTTTACAGTGCTGCCTTGTTGCATATGGATCAAGCAGCATTGTACAGGGCTATGAAGGCATTGAGTCTTCTCTACCAAATacaactatttttcattttcgTCTTACTTTTAGCCGGGCTGTTTCTTCAGCCTAATTACTGAAAATGGTTACTTAATTTGAAACACAAATGCTATTTCTCTGTAAATTAAGTCCTTTAATTCTTGAGGGTTGCAcagtttttcctttcccccaaatatgctgtgttttaaattttggAACCATGTTATAATTGTAGGTTGTtcatttttgggttttgtgttttttttcttgctcgaGACAGTCTGTTCTTTCAtagcttcatttttcaaaactgtgttaAACAATGAAAAGACTTAATcctttgctgttttctctttttagaaaataaacagagTTGTGTTTGTTGGCAATTTTTTACGTGTGAATACTTTGTCAATGAAGCTTCTGGCATATGCACTGGATTACTGGTCAAAAGGCCAGCTGAAGGCCTTGTTCCTAGAACATGAGGTATGCTGTGATTCATTTATCTGTATGTACTGTTTTACCATAAATCAGAAACACGTGTATTGAGTAGCTCTCATATGTGTGATATCCTGAGATGCCAAGTACTCAGTAAACATTGAAAATAAGAAGAGGTTGGTCATACTGTATTGGTTCTCTGGGGGCAGCTCACTCTGCCAGGGAAGTACTTGTAACTTTGGGGTATCTCAGATCACACTATAGATCTTTGGAGAGGACAAGAAAATGTTAAGCTGTGCACTAAGGTTCAACAGTCTTTCCTTGGTTTTGGGTGGAAACAACAGTAAGTATTGTATTTCAAAAGATTCCAGAGAGATCTAAAGCATGGGCCTTTGAAATACTTACATTGTTCTCAACTGAGCTTGAGCAACATCCTCAAAATCGAGACTGCTTTTAAGCATTGCTTTCACACCACCACAGAGACACCTTAAAGTTGTTGTAGTGATTTTATGCTCTGAGACTAACCTGCCTGTCCAATTTAGATCAGTATGTAATGCTGAGAGTTGACCCGTTTTGGTTAAAATATAGGCAACCAGTATTAATTACAGGTGCAACAGCAGGGAGACT
This window contains:
- the PANK3 gene encoding pantothenate kinase 3 isoform X4; the protein is MASKGDSTHADKLVRDIYGGDYERFGLPGWAVASSFGNMIYKEKRESVSKEDLARAILVTITNNIGSIARMCAVNEKINRVVFVGNFLRVNTLSMKLLAYALDYWSKGQLKALFLEHEGYFGAVGALLGLPNFS
- the PANK3 gene encoding pantothenate kinase 3 isoform X3, with protein sequence MPFNLDDPYPLLVVNIGSGVSILSVHSKDNYKRVTGTSLGGGTFLGLCSLLTGCESFEEALEMASKGDSTHADKLVRDIYGGDYERFGLPGWAVASSFGNMIYKEKRESVSKEDLARAILVTITNNIGSIARMCAVNEKINRVVFVGNFLRVNTLSMKLLAYALDYWSKGQLKALFLEHEGYFGAVGALLGLPNFS